The region GTTTCGGATAAGGTGAAAGTACTTTTGAGCTAGTAATGGTTGAACTGGTTCTTTTCTtactcttttgttgttgctactcCGATTTAGTCACTGTTCCAGCGAGAAGCGGCATCGGCTATCGGGACGCGGAATCCTTGCGGATTTGTAAACAAATCTGTTAAAAAAAACTGTTAACGAGActtaaaatattgaatatcAACCTGAGAAAGCTTGGGTTATCGTAAAATTGGCCTTATAACAACTATAATCCAGTTAATAAACACGTTTATCGGGTATAAGAAGGTAAGTGCTCATTTTTCTTGAGACTATTATATTTTAAAGTTGTTTTAACTTGTGTACCAGTATTGGCTCTAGAATATAAGCTACTAATTTGCTGGTTTATTGGAATTACACTTTGTGTGATCCAATTTGGATTGGTTTCGTTTGTCGTCACCATTCCCAAAtcatttgtttgtgtgtttcaGAGTTGTCAGGCAGTTTCGTTTTGGATATGTtgatatgtatatagtatcaAATCAGATCTATATTTTCTAACGATTATGTTGAAAAATCGACATGTGCCCTTGGCATAAGCACCTGTTCCCAACAGCTTAACAATAGCCATTAAGCACATATATATCTGTTGAGCTGTCTGACCTATTGCAGGTGACAACCCCGCTCCACAATATGGTCAcaattatatatttacatataaacGTATatgattttccattttatttaatatatcaCAACCAGAGTTGCAGACCTGGCAACCATGCAAACATTAATATGTTTAATAGATGAATAAAAATGTGCCCcttttgcttttacttttgGCTGAAGCTAGTTTggttgagttttatttttcgcGCTTTGGCAATATTATCTTAGATCCTTATAAAGAATGCTATGAAGATAACATGCATGTCCTTAGATCTCTAGAAGTTTCGGGAACGTAGATATTTTTCAACCTAACCTCACTTTGTACCAAAATCGATACGTAACCTAAAAAGAATGTGAACGCGTTGCAAAattgcatacacacacacagacattcTGATATACACACgagctcacacacacacaattgcTTAAGCGGGCGTAATCGTGAGTGTGAGCGAAACAGATATAATGAACATAACGCCCAAGCGGGTCCAGACCGAGCCATAGATGAAATTCCGATTTTTAAAGCCAATTGTCCAGTTTAGCTTTTTTCGTTATATGCAAAGATGCAaagatacatttatatatgTTAGTATCTGTTTGCTTGTGCAAACACTTATGTATGAGTAAATCAAATACTATTCGAGGAGAACGGGATATTCTCATATTGTTAGGGAATAGGAATGGGATCATACGCATCCAACTCCCCTGGTAGGACCAACTTTCCACATAGAGTTAGAGTTACAAGATTCCACAAGAAAATATGGCTATCCTCGcaacaatttgttttttcGTTGGTCTGGGATGTTGCTTTTCCACTCTGCTGCTGTATCTTTCGGTTCGTTCCAACAACAATTTTGTCGTTTTGTGTTCGGCGCTACGCGAACTTTATTCAATTATAtctacatgcatacatacatacatatagctgcatatatgtatgtattctcTTATTCTCTCGTACGCTCTTCACcttactctctcgctctcattcCATCTCGCTCACTCTTCAACTCTATTCTAAACCGGTATCCTGACATGGTCCTAACTGCATTAAAAACCCTAGATTCCAAGTCTTAACGTTAAATTTTATATTCGGCAGACATTATTTTCATAACACCAACCCAACgcaaccccaccccacccctcccaCTTTTCTATTATGACGGCTAGTTTTACAAACAAAgctatgtacatgtatgtatgtttgtatactttttaattttttccctGGTAATTGGCATTTAGTGTTTAATAATCTTTTAATTCGGAGCTAAAacaaatactaaatatatttatttaatttacgCTCCCCCCTTACATTTCAATCACCAAATCATACGGTCGTCCCGCTCTCGCAGACTATTCTCACATTTTACCctcccactcgcacacactcaAGCGCATCTGTTTGTAAAAACGCGGCGCTACCTTTGCCATTATTTTAcgtttgctttttctttgcgCTGTTATCAAAACGGTGCGGGGTTGACTCGTCAACCAACGAAGATCCCTGGTCAATTTGAAAAACCCCCTTACCCTTACCCCGTACGACCATCCAGTGGGGCAACGACGTCATGAACGAGACTGCCAACTTGCTAGGGCGAAACCCGTAAAACATCGTTTGCGAGGTGCTGTAGACTCTAGGACATTTTGAGGTGCAACTGTGGCCAGACTTCTTTGCTGCCCTACAAAATCAGCACAGACAtcgacatatgtacatacattatgTACGGCTGGAAATAAGCGTAAGGGCTTTAAGATGGATGTTAAAGTGATTTCCATTGTAGAATTACTATCGTGTCTTATCGTCCCACTTTGACACGCCCTCCTTCCCTAGACCACCGACCACCATACTGCTGTACgtgctctcttcctctctcgcCGCTTTCAGCCGAAACTATTCTCTCTTTGCGCTCGTCGTCAGCTGGTTTGACGTTCGGTACGGCACTGTGTTTCAGTGCTGCCGTGAACTCGGCGAGAACTCCAAGTCATTTCGATTTCTTCAAGTGTAGTTAAActcaaataataaaatacatacCAAGCAAAACAATTCAAGCCGTCCAAGTTTTCTTATAATAAGTAAGTAACCTCAAACAATAATTCgatacaaatgcaaatatataATGTGCAGGCACAGTTTTCTGACATAACATAACCTCACTTTTGTTAGTATTATAGCGACGATTCtgaaaaagttttcctttacgtcccgtcccgtcccacACATTGTGCATGTTTCGCCTTTCCTCCAGTTTCCTTCTTTTAgctttctttctcttctttttgcaCGCCGTTTCCcttgctttgctttgtttctTTCTGCTGCAATCACTtcgttgtgttgttgttgcgctCGCGTTCGCCGACAAGCGAACGACGACCGACCGCTCggaacaagcaacaacaacacatgGTTTTGTTTGATAGATACACACCGAAACCGAAATAGCGCAAAGCGTCAGGCAGAAAGCTGGTGGTCTTGAGTTATATTTCTGGTTTGGAGTTTGGATTTTTGGGATCAGTGGTTTAGATAGTGTTACTATCTATTATTAGGAgataaaaaaacaataattaaaaatcccTTATCCGCCTTGTCTCGCCGAAATATGGCGGGTCTTCCCCGGGCTGGATGGGTGTTCCAGGGTTTGTCCCTTGGACGTTAGTAGGCCTAACTTTGGAGGACATGAGACATGGTTTGTAAACCCAATTCTTGACCTTTGCACCAATCAAGCCGAAAGTTCGCAAAGCTCGCACAAGCTTTTCCCTCAAAGCTTTTAATGCTTTAAGGTTTTTAATTTACGAGGAATCATTCCTTTGGTGAACCATTGAACGTTTGATCCGGTTCTCAGTTACTGACATTCCTCTTCTTAAATTGTTTAACAGTTCAATGCTTTGcaaccacaaaaaataaaaaaataaacaccaTAATAAAATGATGGAAGTAAGCCAGAACGTGGAATTAGAAGAACTCTCAAAAGAAGGCGCAATCATGGGAGCAATCCCCGAGGAACTCATTGATAATAACAGCCCCAGTGGtaagtgaaaataaaatataaataaaaaaacgaATCTTTTTTATGCCATAAATTGTTACAGAAATCGGTAATGGATCGGGACGATCGTCCAGGGATGACGAAGATTTCAATGGCGACGAAACAATAGCAATCGCCTGTCTCAAGACAACAGAGGGCttgaaagaaaaacgaaacgcTGGAAATGACTTGGACGCGTTGCTGGATAAAATCACTTCAATTGTGGATTGTCCCAAGGATTCTTCAGTTTCTAACCCAGAAGCTGCGCCCGATTCCGAGGCGGCATTCGTCGAAGAGCCAGCAGACGATTGCGATAAGGAAAAGGAAAGCAACCCTGTGGtcgaaaaggaaaacacagCTGACACAGAAGAAGAAGGCAAAAAAGCCGGAGCGGGTGAAAGCAGCGTGACGCGCAAATCGGAGAaaactgaagctgaagatAGTGCGAAAGAGATTGAATCTTCCGTGAAAGCAAAGGAGGATATTGAAGAGCCCAAGCACTCCGCTGAAGCTGAAAGCTATGTGGAAAAAGTGGTAGACAACAAAGAAGATTCCGAGACAGGGGAGGAAATTAAAGAAGAAGCATCACATGTGAAAAAACCTGGGGAGAAAACCAATGGAGATAGTTCTGCAGCCGAGATCAAGGAAAAGCTAAGCCAATCCACGGATGATATTTTTCTGGATGCTCTGGATAACATAACGAGTTCAGATGATTTTGATGCCACCAGTTCCCAGGACTTGAAGAAGTCGCAGACATCCGACGAGAAAACCGCTGAGACTTCCGAGGATAAAGTCATTTCTCGTGAAAGTCCCACTTATGCTCTTGATGACATTTCCTCAGATGAGGAAATTCTCAAAGATAAGACCCCTGGTAAGGATCCCTCAACTGTACCAGTCATCGATTTAGATTCTTCGGAGGAGTGTATTGTTGGCGAGAACGACCTAACAGATAACAAAGAAATAGTTGCCGATCTAGCTGAAGATCAGAAAAAGGTTGAAGATGAGATTACTGAAGATAAGGCCAAGGAGACCCTAGAAAATACCAACTCATTTGAGCCAATGGACACTGACGTAGCAGACAAAAAGATATCTGCTTCAGAAGATACCCAGAAGCCAAAAGATAAAGCTCAGACGGAGGAAACAATGGATACCCCGAGTACCACTGATGTGATCGCAGTGGAGGTAACAGGAGAAACTCTCAAAGATGCAGGCAAAGAGGCGGAAAAGGTGGCAAAGAATGCACAGGAAGACACAACTAGTGAAAATAAAAAGGTGCCAACGACTAATGGGGTTACAGATAGCGAACTAGAGATCCCACCCAAGACATTGTCTGATGGGAAGGgcatggaattggaattgtaCAAGGGAAAAAAATCCCCTGAAGGAGCTTTCAAAGATGCAGACTCGGATGACGAAGTCATCTTCTTTGAACCTATTGAAAATCCCAAGGATCCAGAAGATCCTGCGAAGGGAAAGGAAATTAAATCAGATGTGACTAACAATATGGAAAACGACATCGTTTTGGTATCCGAggacgaagaggaggagctACCTCCAAAGGAACCCCAAGATAAGGGAACCCAGGGTGGCGAAAAGATGTCCTCCCGCCCCACTCCAGATGACGTACCAATAGAGTCCTCTGAAAGCAAAGAACTTCAAGCGGACAATTCCGACAATGCATGCGATCAGTtcgagaagcagaagctgaaaCCACACAATAATATAAAGACCACTGCCACGGAAGACGGGGACAGCAACTCGAGCAGCAATCTGTTGTGTCCCGCTGAAGCTGTCGAACCAGTTGAGCCGAACAATGTGGAGGCTAGCACCGTGGAGAAATCCCCTTCTGATGTGGAGTCAGAGACGAAAGCTGATGcagatgtggatgcggatgcggagcCAAAGCAGTCTCGACTGTCCACCGATGGCAGCGAGACCGGACCCATTTCCACTGTTGCCAAGCGTAGCCACGATTCCTTAGACGCCAGCCCCGCGGAAAAGGAAGGAGAGGAAGGCATTCCCAGTAAGAAGCTCAGGACTGATGATTTCGATTCAAGTAGCTCTAATGATGGCACACTTCAAATTGATTTGGATGTACAGGACAAAGAGGTGGATTGCGAGTTGGTTAATAAGGAAGAACCAGTAAATACAAAGGAACAAAAGGAGCTTAAATTGCAGCTgaaaccagagccagagcgcaAAATAGACGTTAAACCTCTGCGCCTTGAGTTCCTTAAGAACTTTCGCAAGAGCTTTGACAACATGTCCCGCCATGATCTGGAAGAATTCGTCCTCCAGAAGGTCGTTGAGGGTATAATGGTGAAAAGCGAGCTCGCGGATATCTGCTGCCGGCTGGACAAGTATGAGAACACACTTGCCATCTATCGTCGCAGGATAGCCGAAGTATCCAAACAGTACCTCGACCTGGACACGGTGCACAAGCGGGTGCTGAAGGATCTGGAGACCAAAAATGCACATTTCACGGCACCGGTAAGAATTACACGAGCTGTTGGACTGCAAGTAGGCATTCCTTTTAAGGTCATGAAGCCGAGTGCAGCACCCAGTGCTGTAGATCAGGCACTTGCTGCGGGCAGCATGTTGGCGCCTCCTAGTAGCAGTACTTCAAAGGCGAGCACAGCTCCTATGCGTGCGCCGTTGCAGTCGATGCGGGCAGCTAGCTCGGTCGCGACTTCcaatggccagcagcagcagcagcaacagcagcagcaacagcagcagcaacaacaacaacatcaaaagcagaaccagcagcagcaactgccacCGCAACGCTCCTCCGTTTCCTACAATCAGACTCCTGCCTCGACTGCCTCTACTGCTGCGCCTCCTGTACGCAGGGGATGCATGCAGAAGATTACCCCACAGCGACCTGTGCCAGGAAATGTATTACCAGCAGCCCAGGTCAACAACCAGACCACAATAAGTCGCTTACAGACCTCTGCCCCTGGACCTCAAAGGCCTATGCATGCCTCAAAGCACACAGGAAGCACTGCATCGGCGGCTGCAATCCGGAACAGAGGTCCATATACAACCCAAAAGCAACAATATCAAGCGTAAGTCATTCGATTACCAAGTTTGCTCCTGTAATATATGCTCTTCTAATTCCTCGCAGAACCCGCCCTGTTCCTGGTCCCAAGTCGGGCAAGCAGGGGCCAAAATGTGCAACAAAAGTGCGCTCAATGGGTCCTAAGGGAGCTAGTATGGTTTCTGTACCCATTTCCTCAACCAGCAGTGGAGGACCAGGCGGCAGTGCCGTCAATTATGGCCAACCCAACCTGGCTACGGCCAAGCCGAAAGAGAAGGCCGTAATTGATCTCACAGATGAAGACGATGCTGCCGCAGCTATGGCGGCTTCAGCTAATGCTGCAGAGGGCCACACACATTCACGGCAATCATCCAACATGGCCGTGAAGAGGAATTCTCTGGGGGCAACAGTGTCTGAGACAAGAGCCTCGGGATCATCTCGTACACTTGCTAGTGGAAATGCTGTGAGATTGTCGCCCCTGCAAATGCCGAGAGCCAATGCCAGACAAATAGTCACCAATAATGGTGGAGGTGAGTGCATTTAATTGATTCCACGATCGTTGGCTGACTCGCTTTGACGTCTTCACCAGGTCAGCGCCATTCCCTTGGATCGAACGTGACGATGCAGATACGTTCGGAGAATACGCCGCCTGCCGCCACTCGATTAAGGTACTCGCATCCAGCGCCGCTGCCATCATCGCCTGCACAGCCCTTCAATCCCGCCTGGAAACTTCCGCCGTCGCGGCCTCTCATACGCATCAGCCTGATGGATACAGGCATAGTCATCTCCTGGAATCTGGAGGATGCGAGTAGTAAATATGCCGAATGCGTAACGTATCAGATTTTTGCGTACCAAGAGACACTACATGAGCCCAGCACCGACTCCTGGAGGCACGTGGGCGATGTCAAAGCCATGCTGTTGCCCATGGCCGTCACGCTCAACCAGTTTCAAGAGAACCAACGCTACTATTTCGCTGTGCGTGGCGTGGACGCTCATCAGCGCTTCGGATCGTTCAGCGTACCCAAAACCTGGTCGTAATCGGgatcatatatttttttttgtttgcctatAGTCCATAGTTAcattgtaatttaatttatttatagtgGCATTTCAGCttcttttaaaattttaattccCACATTTATATCTGCATCGGGCCCATCCGATGATGTTAAAATTAGCCTGAATAATTAGCTCATATTTAAGCGCCCATTTCTCAATGTCAAGATACAATTTAACAGTCGTGTAAAACGATAATTAACTACTCAAATCCCATCCCGAGAAAATTCCGTTTTTTGGATAACGTTTATATTGCCATAAGGCCGGCctaaggtttttttttaaaattgtatattcatgattttatttaattcaattgtTCCCGATAAACAAGTTCTAAACTTACATGAAATATTACATTGAAATACAAACATTGAATAAATACTAAAAGAGCAAAACTTCGATCGAGCAAAGAACTTAAGATACGTTTTATGTTTGTATCGAAAAATATTGATATTACACAAAggtattttgttttaatattgtttTTCAAAACTGATTCGGCGCTTAGTGCACGTCTCTGCTTAGGTTTTCCATTTCTACATATTTTGTTGGTGATTTGAACAGGCTACAGCCTGCACTTTccatatactatacatacgtatgtattcagcataaataaatactttcGAGTAAAATAGTTTTGGACGTTTTTCCTTGAACGGCCCATaaccatatatgtacatattttgtaGTCTAACCTACAACGAATACAAGAGGAACCAGGGTCCTCGGCTCCGGTGTTTAATACAGTCGGCATCCGGTGGCATCACGTTCAGCTCATGGCGCAATTGTTTGTGTTGTTTaagacacaaaaacaaatatgtgACTGTAATTCTTATTTCATTGTAATTCACTATTTTAATGCATGCTCGTGTTTCGCATCTACATATTTCTGTTTCCCTTGAGGAAACATATTGTAAAGCATGCGTGGGTGCACACGCATTCTCACATTCTGCATGTGTAGGTTTCAATATTGCTGTCATTTGTGGACTATTTCATTCATGCATAAACCTGTTTTCGTCTCGAAAATCGGATGCTCTGCTCAAGAGCACGAGATCGTGCCAACCCATACGCCCATACAACCCATGGGCTGAATCATGCCCAAGCAATGCAGTTAGTTTTACAATCTTGCGACCTAGAAGGGTCTCAAGTCTCGATCTAAGTTGTGCGTCACCAAAGACTGTGTATTTGTGGCTAGAAAGTTACCGTACCGAAAATTACTTAGTTTCTTCGCGTTTGTACCGGGCCCGAGTAGGTAGGCAGCGGGCCGCGGTCAGAGATGAAGCTTAAAGATAGCTTAAAACAGAATTGAAGTACCGGTAACCCGAACGCCCGTGCCACGAAGCgtcaaatgaaaattgaacCGGAATTTTTTCCTGATGCAATATCTAGGTATTGTCTTTGATAcaatccatacatatatatatttatatcacCGTGCATTCGGGCTGCCCATCTATTTTTCCCTACTCACCTTTGCGAAAGAGAGATGCCGCTATTTCGTGATCACCGCAAGATATGGTGGTTTTCCACCAGACTTCAGTCGAATCAACAATGGGTATTCCGCTTTGAACCATTCACTAGTGCGAGGTCAtcactcaaaatgagtattggggtatattagatttgtggtaaaagtgggtgtgtaacgtccagaaggaatcgtttccgaccccataaagtatatatattcttgatcagcatcaatagccgagtcgattgagccatgtctgtccgtccgtctgtccgtccgtccgtctgtccgtccccttcagcgcctaatgctcaaagactataagagctagagcaacgatgttttggatccagacttctgtgatatgtcactgctacaaaaatatttcaaaacttcgctccgcccacttccgcccccacaaaggacgaaaatctgtggcatccacatttttaaagatacgataaaaccaaaaacgcagagtcGTAGAGAAttaccatatcttttagaatgcagaatctgaattggatcgtattattattatagccagcatcaagaaaacaatttcattttttctcgcggctttgcttagagtaaaacattagcgcctagatctcagagactataaaagctagagcaaccaaatttggtatccacactcctaaaatatcggaccgagacgagtttgtttcaaaatttcgccacacccccttccacccccgCGGAATCTTTGTGaagatattcacaaatctcagagagtattaaggctagagtaaccaaatttagtatcctatacactataaaacgtatatctcaaaatttcgcctcgGCCCCCTTTGTTGTTGGATTCTGGCACTGACTCAGCTTACCAGGGCATTGAGGGATAGACGAAGAAAACAGCGGGGACGATGTCAGGGACGTGGAGGGGACGTGACAAAATTAGTAAATGCATTTGTTTCAGTGTTGTATCCTGGGAGTTTCACTACTCAGAGATCTAAAACAAAAgaatggacagacagacactgaTCTGGCTGTTAAATACATctattatacaaatatattctTTGAGTACTGGCGATAACAATCCTTATCGGCGAAACACGCATCGAGCATCAATATTCCTCGTCATGCACCCGACATGTATGCTGCTTTTGAAGCATTCTCTTCGGAATTCGTCTGCCGGTTGTCGAAGAATCAATCTCGGGGCAATGGGAGCAAGGACTAGCCCACCGCGGATATACATAGTAGTAAGTATGTAGTATGTGTGCCAATATTTCCTTTGCTATTTGCTTAATTGGCGTATAATCGCATCCGACCTGCGGCACCTGCCTGGGTCAGTATCCCtcggcacagcacagcacacatcCTGCACTCATTGAGTCTAGGGCTAGTGGCGGAATGGGGCAGTGAAGGACGAGTGCAATCGATGACTTATAAAATATACACAGATGCACGCCCATTTGCGTGAGTGTGCCGTCCGGTTTGGGGGTCACTTGGGTAAGTGCCCATCGCCATTGGCCCCAATAGTACCCACAGCGATGGCTTTTGTCGGGAGTGGGGGTAGTCGTGGTGCATGTAAAGTGATTTTGCCTCTACCCTGGCTTCCGCTTGCACTTGACATTGGCTTTGGAACTGGGCTTGTCGCGACTTTTTTGCTCATTCATGCGAGGCAGCAGTACGGCGGAGAGAAAGATGCACGGAacagcgagagacagagagtggcAGGATTGGCCTGGTAGTGGCATAATCGCCTCTACGCTCCATCCCCAAACGCCTGTCCGTGCCCGTGCCACGTGCCGTGCTGGGGGGACTTTGAACAGCAGCCAAAAACCTTGACATTAGTTCGTCGGGGCACACAGTACTTACATATACCAGTCCGGGCAAGGATACGACGGATACGATACGTACTTGTGCCAGTGTGAGTGGCTGGGCTCCAGTCTTCCGTGGCGACCCTACGCTATCCGTGAACCACTAGGCCAGGTTAATTCCAATCAGAGTACCGTCAGCTCTGTGTGGGCCATCAATTATTCGACAGGTATTTATTGAAACAACTGTATTCTGTATGCTCCATTCACCACAATCGAATTGaagttgttgtcgttgtcgttgcctctcttctgcctgctgcccgcataataacaaaaacacagaTGTTCCGTCAGTCAGCaggtcgctctctctccctctctctctctctcttactctgcGCAGCCGCTGCCTGTACTTTCGCAGCACGGCAACACTGGCCCCAGAACCGTTAGTCGAGTCCTCCTCTAGCTTCCATTCCATAAGCTTGCGGAACGCGCCTCTTAACGGTTGTGTCGACCCGGCAAAGATTGAAGCGGTCGACGGTCTAACGGTTCAAGCGTGCAACTTCCGGCGGCATACAAACAGCTGTGCGTGGTTATCATAAAGGAACAGGCTCGAGCGCTGTTTGACAGCTTCAAGCCAGATTCtaagaaacgaaaataaattgttgAAAATAAGTCTGTGCCGTGGATAGGATCGGTAAACCGAAATTAatgtaaataattaaaataccaAGTTCTTTCTAACTAAAGTTATTCGCAAATATTCGCATTTCCTATTCGATGACAGACTGAATATCGATTACGAAGAGTCGATTTGTCGAAACTGAATATCGATAACGAAGAGTCGTTTTGCCGAAACGTTTTGTAAGTGCCTCAAGCTAACTGttaccccctccccccctcacAATCGGCCAGCTAGGCCGTTCCGACCCTTGGATTTATTGTGCTCTACATTCCCTTCttggctctgtgtgtgtgtgtgtttacgtatgttaattaaattaccGTTATGTGTGCTTACCACAGCACACACAAAGAACAACactcacacaaaaaaacatacatatatcccagtaattatacaaaaataaaaccgaaCCATCAAGACGCTCTATTCGGCAGGCCGAAGTTTATATACCCTCGATTTTGATAGATATCAATAGATCCATCTCTTCTGTGCTCTAAGGCTTTGAGCAGACAACAGAAAACCTTGTATAGGCAGCTCTACACCGAGGCTCATCGAAAGTTATTGCTTGGAATATAATCGTTGAACCACGATAGTTCTTATAAATAGATTGGGCATGGATTTGTTTTTTCATTTCTATATTAATCCGACTGAAATTGGACTGCCCTGCAAGGgtaaaaaaacacacacacaaaatagaAATACAACGAGCACTAAAaatccatttcccattttcttgGACTTACCCCGCGCTCATTGCATGTTAtgcccgccccgccccgccctgcccaGCCCTGGCCTGTCTGACACTTGGGGCACATTTCCAGTGTTAACTGGGCTGTGCGTGTGTTTATTACTGCGACTTGGGCCATTGGCACGTACTCCCCACCCAGTCGCCGCCGCCCCTACCCTAGTTACAGTTATTAAGCTCCTTATGACAGCTCTCATCAGCCCCTAACAATGCTATAGTTTTTGCTAATGCCACTCTTAAgagtagagcagagcagcagaagtTGCTCTGAACGAGTCTTTGATGTGGCTCCATTCATACTTCATCaaggactctctctctctctcatatATAGCcatatatataggtatatgtatatatagaacGTATTTTACAGCCATTTGTAGCTTGTTTATGTTGCTTCCGCGCCACGCCCATCAATTGGATGATAAATGACAAATTGCGGCAATAAAAACGCAGAAGGGCTAGGACAAGTTGCCTTGGAAAAGGTCGGAAAAGTGACACAGCTGCGAATTTACAGGTGGCTTTTTATGTTCAATTATGTAggtttatatgtatatttcataAGGAAATTCGATCTTGTCTCTGATATTTGCCATGGTATGGGCCGACACTCCCGCTTCACTGATGAGTATTTCGCC is a window of Drosophila pseudoobscura strain MV-25-SWS-2005 chromosome 3, UCI_Dpse_MV25, whole genome shotgun sequence DNA encoding:
- the wde gene encoding activating transcription factor 7-interacting protein 1, giving the protein MMEVSQNVELEELSKEGAIMGAIPEELIDNNSPSEIGNGSGRSSRDDEDFNGDETIAIACLKTTEGLKEKRNAGNDLDALLDKITSIVDCPKDSSVSNPEAAPDSEAAFVEEPADDCDKEKESNPVVEKENTADTEEEGKKAGAGESSVTRKSEKTEAEDSAKEIESSVKAKEDIEEPKHSAEAESYVEKVVDNKEDSETGEEIKEEASHVKKPGEKTNGDSSAAEIKEKLSQSTDDIFLDALDNITSSDDFDATSSQDLKKSQTSDEKTAETSEDKVISRESPTYALDDISSDEEILKDKTPGKDPSTVPVIDLDSSEECIVGENDLTDNKEIVADLAEDQKKVEDEITEDKAKETLENTNSFEPMDTDVADKKISASEDTQKPKDKAQTEETMDTPSTTDVIAVEVTGETLKDAGKEAEKVAKNAQEDTTSENKKVPTTNGVTDSELEIPPKTLSDGKGMELELYKGKKSPEGAFKDADSDDEVIFFEPIENPKDPEDPAKGKEIKSDVTNNMENDIVLVSEDEEEELPPKEPQDKGTQGGEKMSSRPTPDDVPIESSESKELQADNSDNACDQFEKQKLKPHNNIKTTATEDGDSNSSSNLLCPAEAVEPVEPNNVEASTVEKSPSDVESETKADADVDADAEPKQSRLSTDGSETGPISTVAKRSHDSLDASPAEKEGEEGIPSKKLRTDDFDSSSSNDGTLQIDLDVQDKEVDCELVNKEEPVNTKEQKELKLQLKPEPERKIDVKPLRLEFLKNFRKSFDNMSRHDLEEFVLQKVVEGIMVKSELADICCRLDKYENTLAIYRRRIAEVSKQYLDLDTVHKRVLKDLETKNAHFTAPVRITRAVGLQVGIPFKVMKPSAAPSAVDQALAAGSMLAPPSSSTSKASTAPMRAPLQSMRAASSVATSNGQQQQQQQQQQQQQQQQQHQKQNQQQQLPPQRSSVSYNQTPASTASTAAPPVRRGCMQKITPQRPVPGNVLPAAQVNNQTTISRLQTSAPGPQRPMHASKHTGSTASAAAIRNRGPYTTQKQQYQATRPVPGPKSGKQGPKCATKVRSMGPKGASMVSVPISSTSSGGPGGSAVNYGQPNLATAKPKEKAVIDLTDEDDAAAAMAASANAAEGHTHSRQSSNMAVKRNSLGATVSETRASGSSRTLASGNAVRLSPLQMPRANARQIVTNNGGGQRHSLGSNVTMQIRSENTPPAATRLRYSHPAPLPSSPAQPFNPAWKLPPSRPLIRISLMDTGIVISWNLEDASSKYAECVTYQIFAYQETLHEPSTDSWRHVGDVKAMLLPMAVTLNQFQENQRYYFAVRGVDAHQRFGSFSVPKTWS